One part of the Engraulis encrasicolus isolate BLACKSEA-1 chromosome 17, IST_EnEncr_1.0, whole genome shotgun sequence genome encodes these proteins:
- the LOC134467494 gene encoding uncharacterized protein LOC134467494: MVQCCVPLCKNRNDVDKGFPFYRFPVDEKVSKKWLKLIRRDNFTPTPNTRICGWHFPNGKAAGPTRFAWNEGKAFQSIEQPSKRLKTLPVTEEEEDEAEAGSCHLEVQRSTELLQMENAQLKEENLRLHAQLQNHKQTFSFDQISSVPRKVIYYTGMPDAATVFFLYALLSKFPLKYHYDWTVQSMPLIDQLLLTLMKLRLNCGIEDLSTRFNCSRTTVTNIFMTISSALYDILYVGMMENNIPSRFKNQTSLPECFLPFPNCRIVLDCTEVAVCNTESLEDQSKLYSHYKGCTTLKALVGVAPNGVITFVSELYGGSISDKAITADSGVLEQLVPGDMVMADKGFTIRDILPEGVSLNIPTFLVDGQFTLQEVQYNRLIASARVHVERSIQRLKTFRILKEIPHQYKKHGNKIWKVCVCLMNLQTPILREVDV; encoded by the exons ATGGTACAGTGCTGTGTCCCGTTGTGTAAGAACAGAAACGACGTCGACAAAGGATTCCccttttaccgttttcctgtcgACGAGAAAGTCAGCAAAAAGTGGCTGAAGTTGATACG ACGTGACAATTTCACTCCAACTCCTAATACCAGGATCTGCGGGTGGCATTTCCCGAATGGAAAGGCAGCCGGACCCACAAGATTTGCATGGAACGAGGGAAAGGCTTTTCAGTCCATTGAACAGCCATCCAAACGACTGAAGACACTCCCTGtcactgaggaagaggaagacgaggcagAGGCAGGTTCATGCCACCTTGAAGTTCAACGATCAACCGAATTGTTGCAAATGGAGAATgcccaactgaaagaagaaaatttAAGATTGCATGCACAactacagaatcataagcaaacaTTTTCATTCGACCAAATATCCTCTGTGCCCCGCAAAGTCATTTATTACACAGGCATGCCTGATGCTGCCACAGTTTTCTTTCTATATGCCCTTCTTTCCAAATTTCCCCTCAAGTATCACTATGATTGGACTGTCCAAAGTATGCCACTAATTGATCAATTGCTGTTAACTCTGATGAAGCTCCGGCTGAATTGTGGGATCGAAGACCTCTCCACCAGATTTAACTGCAGTCGAACCACAGTCACCAATATTTTTATGACCATCTCCAGTGCCCTTTATGACATCTTGTACGTTGGAATGATGGAAAACAACATCCCTTCCCGTTTCAAAAACCAAACCTCCCTGCCAGAGTGCTTCCTCCCATTCCCCAACTGCCGTATTGTGCTTGACTGCACTGAAGTGGCTGTCTGCAACACCGAAAGCCTTGAGGACCAAAGTAAGCTGTACAGCCATTACAAAGGATGCACCACACTTAAGGCTCTGGTCGGTGTGGCGCCCAATGGAGTTATCACGTTTGTTAGTGAACTGTATGGTGGGAGCATATCCGACAAAGCCATAACAGCTGACAGTGGAGTGCTGGAACAACTTGTTCCAGGGGACATGGTGATGGCTGACAAGGGCTTCACCATCCGCGACATTTTGCCCGAAGGTGTTTCCCTCAACATCCCCACATTCCTTGTCGATGGACAGTTCACATTGCAGGAAGTTCAGTATAATAGACTGATTGCCAGTGCCAGAGTCCATGTGGAACGTTCTATTCAGCGCCTGAAAACATTTCGGATTTTAAAAGAGATCCCACATCAGTACAAGAAACATGGAAACAAgatctggaaagtgtgtgtgtgcttgatgaacTTACAGACACCCATCCTGAGGGAAGTAGATGTCTGA